ATACGTTAAAGTGCTATGAAACCACTCTAATATAtgggagtattttactcctatcaaacctcatCACACTAAATCCTttcttgtccccaagcaagaaatgaactaAAGTAAAACACGATGTTAACTAATTATGGCGACTTTGAACAAGTATCAACAAATGAACTCCCAATCAACAATAACTCAAATGCAACCGTCTAATGTCAACAACTGCTAGTAATACAAATATGGCAGACAATGCTCGACAAGGGTATCAAACCTGATACGCTAGCATACAATTTTTTGATACATGGTTGCTGCATCGCAGGGGAACTGCCGAAGGCCTTTGAATTGCGGGATGAGATGATAAGACGAGGTATGGAGCCTAGTCAAATTACAGACTATGCTCCCATCCATAGAGCCGAGTTAAAGATTTCGAGTTTGCCTGCTGATACATAGCTAAGATTCGAATTTGTTGTACCATGTACTTGCTAGGAAAACCAATAGAGCTCCAATGCCGTAttgtagaattttttttaatcactaACCAAATTGATAAACATTGCAGCAAACTAGATAGTTAACACTGAACCATGTAAAGTTTAAAATAGGAGCAGAGTGGGTGTTCAGAACTTCAGCTGATATACACAACCACAACTTAATTGTAACCATTGTTTTATTAAGGTCCCTTCATAATTCAatttggagaaattcttaggtagactcggtctaccacgtcatccgtagatcaaacctatcacattatgacacatcattaaaatgatggcaatcttgtaatattactgttcaaaggtgtaaataagtaaaaaacgaatttacaaaattgccattattttaataacgtgtcataatatgataggttagtctacggatgacgtggtagaccgagtctacataagaatttatCTTCAGTTTGGCAGAGTGATTAATTAACCTAGTTACTATTTATCAAGTCTTTGAGTTCATTTctatttttgaaactgtttctgaaatttcaaaattttatttttacaacttATTCTTATAACAATATGTCATTTCGccaagttttattttcattttagtttttatatttcCGTGTAATACACAATTTTAAAGAAGCACATTCTCTGTTTCAGGCACTTCTATGGTTGCAGATCAAACCAATTGTTTTTGCCTTTGAAAATAAAGTGATTtgagttgatttttttaaactgaGTTTTCAGTTCGATTCAATTTTTACAATTCAGTTTTTACCAGAATAAAAACTAACTGATTTCTTTATCACAAttacaatcaaaccaaaccaaaaaaacaacttttttttttataatatccaACTGAACCAAACTGAAATTGTCGGTTCAATTCAATTCGATTTTCCACACCCTTGTCGATCAATGATGCGGATACAGAGTTGATGAACTAATCCCATTAACCCTGGAAGTAAACATGCAGTGGAAATCGAGGggaaaaaataaacatttaatttacAGTAAGTGCATAAGTGAACTATCCAGAAAAAGCATTTCTTCTTTAAAGTAAGACGGCCATTAACATACAAATCCCAGTTTGCTCCACCATCAAATGATGAGGCATCATATATTGTGCAAATAACCATAAGAAAGACACACCTTGCATAACTTCGATACAATaacaaatcataacatattCAAAATATCTGAAACGACTCGAGAAGACGACTATAAGGTAAATCTCAAACAAACCAATATCATAATTCAGTCAGGTTCCCCCGCCCATGTAATATTAACATTTCGCTCAAGAGTAGAGTGCATACGAGAAATTCTCTGTTGCGAAATAAGGAGATTTCTATTTAGCTGGCACGGCTCCTAATAACATCGAGACCCATTTCGGTGGGATCGGTAGCCTGCAGTTCAATCTGGATTCCGTCGAGTTCTCTCTTGAATCTGTCCTTCGAACTTGCATAGATCATCTTGCTTCTCACCCTTGACGTGTCTGGAGACCTTTGCAAATGgtaaataacaaaatattaataGTTAAAACGAAtgccaaacaaatacaaatacacAGAACTAAACCAATTTTAACGCATGTCAGTACCAGGCGATGAAAAAGATTCTGCTCTTCTGGCAATTCTCAGCAGTCACAAAGTCAAAATCATATACAGCATATCGACACTCGTCAGCAGGGAGGCTTGCTGCAAAATCTTCGTAGCTTTGAGCTGGCTCACCAACCTTTTCCACAATAACCTGTTTTTGCTTCTCCTCAATCTTAAAAACAATGAAGCGGTGTGTTCTTTTTGCCTTCAACTCCAAAAACTTTAGCTTGCAGTCATCGTGCACAGCCATTCCAGATGTCGCGTTAGCCTTTATAAAGGAAGATATAGTAATTAGTAAGTCAAAAATTTCAACAGAAACTTGTATGGTAACTTCCTAAAAACCATTCCTAAGCTATTACTTAATCCCTTCATTCTCATTGTAGAAACTAAAAAGTATACATTAAGCGGAAGATCCAAATGGTAAACATAGCAACatctataaataataatgtAATCATAAATTAGAGTTGGTTTATGCATAACCTTAATCAATTTGCATTACATTGACTTAACTCATGAGTTTTAACCCACATACGTCCCATATCCAAGATCAAAATATCACAAATCTCAAAATTGGACTACGAGTCTAAACACCTCGAAATTCTATGCAAACAACATTGAATAGCTAAAGTAAACCATAAAATCCAATTCCATTAAGTGCAGACCGCCTGTGTATAACATCCAAACCTCAGATTAAGAGCAATTGTAATAACTGAAACAGTTCATCTTCTTAAATAATGAAGACGCAATACAACACCACAAAAGTTTACATTAGataccaatccgacaacaatgATAATCTCGCAATTGGATCGGTAAACCAAACTGCAATCTAACTAGACACAAAATCATAATCCAACTGCACAGCTAAAACATATCATTGCGCAACTCATAAAGATCATAACCAAAATTTTCCACAACTCAAAATAGATCAAACCCGAAATTTACCACAACTTAAAAGGataaaaaccaaactttacCAACATAAAAGCAAAATCTATTTGTGCCAAGAACCATATGATTCAGATCACACTTGAATCTAGACTCACATTTTGACTTAATTTACA
This region of Mercurialis annua linkage group LG1-X, ddMerAnnu1.2, whole genome shotgun sequence genomic DNA includes:
- the LOC126678056 gene encoding actin-depolymerizing factor 1-like, with protein sequence MANATSGMAVHDDCKLKFLELKAKRTHRFIVFKIEEKQKQVIVEKVGEPAQSYEDFAASLPADECRYAVYDFDFVTAENCQKSRIFFIAWSPDTSRVRSKMIYASSKDRFKRELDGIQIELQATDPTEMGLDVIRSRAS